One window of the Verrucomicrobiota bacterium genome contains the following:
- the lpxA gene encoding acyl-ACP--UDP-N-acetylglucosamine O-acyltransferase, producing the protein MARIHPTAIIETTAKIGQSSTIGPYCIIGAGVVIGEQCELHAHVTIAGPTKIGNGNKFYPYSCIGHRSQDLKYESEPTYLEIGDDNCFREFTTIHRATAPDGVTRIGSRGNFLAYSHIAHDCVVGDDVVFSNNGTLAGHVIVGDHAVIGGLSGVHQFCRIGAHAIVGGCTKIVQDVPPFLIADGNPAEIRGVNFVGLERRGFAPEAIRELRDAYKLVYRSNLNTTQGLEALRAQFASSELVTHLAEFIATSERGIVR; encoded by the coding sequence ATGGCACGCATTCATCCTACAGCCATCATCGAGACGACGGCCAAAATCGGCCAATCCAGCACCATCGGACCCTACTGCATCATCGGCGCAGGCGTGGTCATCGGTGAACAATGCGAGTTGCATGCCCATGTCACCATCGCCGGCCCCACGAAGATCGGCAACGGTAACAAATTCTACCCCTACTCATGCATTGGCCATCGCAGTCAGGATCTCAAGTATGAGAGCGAGCCAACCTACCTCGAGATCGGTGACGACAACTGCTTCCGCGAATTCACGACCATTCACCGCGCCACCGCGCCGGATGGAGTCACGCGCATCGGCAGCCGAGGCAACTTCCTGGCATACTCCCACATCGCCCATGACTGCGTGGTCGGGGACGATGTCGTCTTTTCCAACAATGGCACCCTGGCCGGCCATGTGATTGTCGGGGATCATGCGGTGATCGGCGGACTCAGCGGCGTCCATCAGTTCTGCCGTATCGGCGCACATGCCATTGTGGGGGGCTGTACCAAGATCGTGCAGGATGTCCCTCCCTTCCTGATCGCCGACGGCAATCCCGCGGAGATCCGCGGCGTAAATTTCGTGGGACTCGAGCGGCGCGGATTCGCGCCGGAAGCGATCCGGGAACTCCGCGATGCCTACAAGCTGGTCTACCGCAGCAATCTCAACACCACCCAGGGACTGGAGGCACTCAGGGCTCAGTTCGCCTCCTCGGAACTCGTCACCCATCTCGCGGAATTCATCGCCACCAGCGAACGCGGCATCGTACGCTGA
- a CDS encoding molybdenum cofactor biosysynthesis protein, giving the protein MNVELHDIWISSGHDFKGRHGLGRLGHVVRRVAEVLCHAGRGIEGDRYHGENPGGKTQITFLSLEVVEEMRRTLRIALPDPSVLRRNVLLSGVDLNTLIGRKFRLGGILFEGMEECRPCYWMDEAVGPGANAFLAGRGGLRCRILDDGILCCGPVVLEMIDSGVENTGS; this is encoded by the coding sequence GTGAACGTCGAACTCCACGATATCTGGATCTCGTCCGGCCATGATTTCAAGGGGCGTCACGGGCTCGGGCGCCTCGGTCACGTGGTGCGGCGTGTCGCGGAGGTTCTCTGCCATGCCGGAAGAGGGATCGAAGGGGACCGCTACCACGGCGAGAATCCCGGGGGCAAGACACAGATCACCTTTCTCTCCCTCGAGGTTGTCGAGGAGATGCGCCGCACGCTCAGGATCGCGCTTCCCGATCCCTCCGTTCTCAGGCGGAACGTGCTGCTCTCCGGAGTGGATCTCAACACCCTCATCGGACGGAAATTCCGCCTCGGGGGAATCCTCTTCGAGGGAATGGAGGAGTGCCGTCCCTGCTACTGGATGGATGAGGCGGTCGGACCGGGGGCCAACGCTTTTCTTGCCGGCAGGGGAGGATTGCGCTGCAGAATCCTGGACGATGGGATCCTGTGTTGCGGACCGGTGGTGCTTGAGATGATCGATTCCGGTGTGGAAAACACAGGGTCCTGA
- a CDS encoding bifunctional UDP-3-O-[3-hydroxymyristoyl] N-acetylglucosamine deacetylase/3-hydroxyacyl-ACP dehydratase, whose translation MELQRTLAKSASLIGAALHNGGNVTLTIHPAPVGHGYKFRRSDLPDEPIVDALVEHVKTVERSTTLVQGNAKIQTVEHVLSALAGLGVDNALIEMDANEPPIGDGSAAPYVALIQEAGIIDQEAVRAPFELGQPIHLETSGGSIMSVFPHAGFKISCTQANHDGRFTQYLSLEISPEVYAREIAPARTFVHYEDVKDLMEKGLIKGGSLENALVIRGESVLSKEPLRFQDEFVRHKILDIIGDLALAGRPLRGHVVAVRPGHGPNTELARAIAKRHSDLLAMAPTPVTSSAPVMDINEVMRVLPHRYPFLMVDRVVEFDGDTKAVGVKCISINEPFFQGHFPGHPVMPGVLQLEAMAQVASIVMMRKSENTGKIGYFMSADEVKFRKPVFPGDTLFIHVEMLKARKNLGKASCKCVVNGDVVSEGSLLFGIINK comes from the coding sequence ATGGAACTCCAGCGCACTCTTGCGAAGTCTGCCAGCCTCATCGGCGCCGCCCTCCACAACGGAGGCAATGTCACTCTGACCATCCATCCCGCTCCAGTCGGCCATGGTTATAAATTTCGCCGGTCAGATCTTCCGGATGAGCCGATCGTGGATGCCCTGGTCGAGCACGTGAAGACTGTCGAGCGGTCCACCACGCTCGTGCAGGGAAATGCCAAGATCCAGACCGTCGAGCATGTCCTCTCGGCCCTGGCAGGCCTCGGTGTCGATAATGCCCTTATCGAGATGGACGCGAACGAGCCTCCGATAGGCGACGGCAGCGCCGCCCCCTATGTCGCCCTGATCCAGGAGGCCGGCATCATCGACCAGGAGGCTGTCCGCGCGCCCTTCGAACTAGGCCAACCGATTCACCTTGAGACTAGCGGCGGCTCCATCATGTCGGTTTTCCCTCATGCGGGATTCAAAATTTCCTGCACCCAGGCGAATCACGACGGCCGCTTCACCCAGTACCTCTCCCTGGAGATCTCACCCGAGGTCTATGCCCGGGAGATAGCCCCCGCGCGCACCTTCGTCCATTACGAGGATGTGAAGGATCTGATGGAAAAGGGTCTTATCAAGGGTGGCAGTCTGGAGAATGCCCTCGTGATCCGCGGCGAATCAGTTCTCAGCAAAGAACCGCTCCGGTTTCAGGACGAGTTCGTCCGGCATAAGATCCTCGATATCATCGGCGATCTAGCCCTTGCGGGACGTCCCCTGAGAGGTCATGTCGTCGCCGTCCGCCCAGGCCATGGTCCCAATACGGAACTCGCACGCGCCATCGCCAAGCGCCACAGCGACCTTCTGGCCATGGCTCCCACGCCAGTGACCTCGTCGGCACCAGTGATGGATATCAACGAGGTGATGCGTGTCCTGCCTCACCGCTATCCCTTCTTGATGGTGGATCGCGTGGTGGAATTCGACGGCGATACCAAGGCCGTCGGCGTCAAATGTATCTCGATCAACGAGCCCTTCTTCCAGGGTCATTTCCCGGGCCACCCCGTCATGCCGGGAGTCCTGCAGCTCGAGGCCATGGCTCAGGTCGCCTCCATTGTCATGATGCGCAAGAGCGAGAATACCGGAAAAATCGGCTACTTCATGAGCGCCGATGAAGTGAAGTTCCGCAAGCCAGTTTTCCCTGGCGACACACTCTTCATTCATGTGGAGATGCTCAAGGCTCGCAAGAATCTGGGCAAAGCTTCCTGCAAGTGCGTCGTGAACGGCGATGTGGTGAGCGAAGGATCACTCCTCTTTGGCATCATCAACAAATAA
- a CDS encoding MBL fold metallo-hydrolase — protein sequence MAHNIPLEDGFTDIIGKAQRGQSITDEALSGLTGISLGVIQSLKAGDLDEAALTKVAGALGLGANALLALAKGTHQPAPVAEPEGLACFNTVFEDMTVNSYLVWDPATREAAFFDTGADGQPMLDFAAAHDLKVKQIFITHIHTDHVLDLDRLLEKTGAHAWVCVKEPLAGAESFEPGRSFTIGNLTVETRVTSGHAAGGVTFVVGGLVQPVAIVGDSIFAASMGGGMVSYADAVRNNREQVLTLPDATILCSGHGPLTTVGEQKTANPFFAV from the coding sequence ATGGCCCATAACATTCCACTTGAAGACGGCTTCACCGACATCATCGGCAAGGCTCAACGCGGACAATCCATCACCGACGAGGCTCTCTCCGGACTCACCGGGATCAGCCTCGGGGTAATCCAATCCCTGAAGGCGGGTGACCTTGACGAAGCCGCCCTCACGAAGGTGGCCGGAGCCTTGGGACTGGGCGCCAACGCCCTGCTGGCTCTGGCCAAGGGAACCCACCAACCCGCACCGGTCGCCGAACCGGAGGGGCTTGCCTGCTTCAACACGGTCTTCGAGGACATGACGGTGAATTCCTATCTCGTCTGGGATCCGGCCACGCGCGAGGCTGCTTTCTTCGATACCGGGGCCGACGGCCAGCCGATGCTTGATTTCGCAGCGGCCCACGACCTCAAGGTGAAGCAGATCTTCATCACCCACATCCACACGGATCACGTCCTCGACCTCGACAGGTTGCTCGAGAAAACCGGCGCCCATGCCTGGGTCTGCGTGAAGGAGCCGTTAGCGGGAGCCGAGTCGTTCGAGCCGGGCCGTTCCTTCACGATCGGAAACCTGACCGTGGAAACGCGCGTAACAAGCGGTCATGCCGCGGGTGGCGTGACCTTTGTCGTGGGTGGACTTGTCCAACCGGTCGCCATCGTCGGCGACTCGATCTTCGCCGCTTCCATGGGTGGCGGCATGGTATCCTACGCCGACGCCGTGCGGAACAACCGGGAGCAGGTGCTGACCCTGCCCGATGCGACCATCCTCTGCTCCGGACACGGCCCCCTCACCACGGTCGGAGAGCAGAAGACCGCCAATCCGTTTTTCGCAGTCTGA
- the fdhD gene encoding formate dehydrogenase accessory sulfurtransferase FdhD: MATRSDPEENPGISPCRALRQEEGRETEVAEELTTEHPLQIVVNGRAFSMTMRTPGAERYLVRGLLHAEGICSEGFLSYDQAEMEDGTLVNVRISDQARTAAPRTLASTSSCGICGRESTGRLFEGVYPVLKEQSVSATDLERIHRNAGQLQRTFQGTGGSHAASAATAGGEVLALFEDIGRHNAVDKVIGFLLENGLSGRADVLTVSGRVSFEIVQKCARAGIPILSAISAPSSLAVQTAGRWGITLAGFCREGRATFYSGFQRVRRSIPELPTG; the protein is encoded by the coding sequence ATGGCCACCCGATCCGATCCGGAGGAAAATCCGGGCATCAGCCCGTGCCGCGCCCTGCGTCAGGAGGAAGGACGAGAGACGGAGGTCGCCGAGGAACTGACGACCGAACATCCCCTGCAGATCGTCGTGAACGGGCGGGCGTTCTCCATGACTATGAGGACCCCCGGTGCCGAACGTTATCTGGTGAGGGGGCTTCTCCACGCCGAGGGAATTTGCAGCGAAGGGTTCCTGTCATACGATCAGGCCGAGATGGAGGACGGGACGCTGGTGAACGTGAGGATCTCGGATCAGGCGCGGACCGCTGCACCGCGCACGCTCGCTTCCACCTCCTCCTGCGGCATCTGCGGCAGGGAGTCGACGGGAAGGCTCTTCGAGGGGGTGTATCCCGTGCTGAAGGAGCAGTCGGTCTCGGCCACTGATCTGGAAAGAATCCACCGGAATGCCGGACAGCTTCAGCGGACCTTCCAGGGAACGGGGGGAAGTCATGCCGCTTCGGCCGCCACGGCGGGAGGGGAGGTGCTTGCGCTGTTCGAGGATATCGGACGCCACAACGCCGTCGACAAGGTGATCGGATTCCTTCTGGAGAACGGCCTCTCCGGGCGGGCCGACGTGTTGACGGTAAGCGGACGGGTCTCCTTCGAGATCGTCCAGAAATGCGCCCGTGCAGGCATCCCCATCCTCTCGGCGATCTCCGCCCCCTCCTCACTTGCAGTGCAAACGGCCGGGCGCTGGGGGATCACGCTGGCGGGGTTCTGCCGCGAGGGGCGGGCCACCTTCTACAGCGGATTTCAAAGGGTCCGCCGCTCGATTCCTGAACTTCCCACCGGGTGA
- a CDS encoding NAD(P)-dependent oxidoreductase gives MSKETIGVVGVGRMGANMARRLKDQGYSVTAVFDSYAPLAVELAAEIGAEAVGSLARVTELANVIITVVTDDKAMHEIFQPQGDSLLTGAKGKLFINCATVSPAVHLAVEELAHKAGAESLEACMASSITQAREGTLYLMTGGTDQAFRRAEPILKDLSVSLRHIGATGKAAQVKALVNMVMNINTAGLAEGLGLGEALGLDLTILREVFSQTGANSRVLVTDGEDMQNRDHSCFFSGAHAAKDSGIALALAVEKGLTLPLAEATKKQYDRMVSEGFGELDKSGVAELTFPGRGKH, from the coding sequence ATGAGCAAAGAAACCATCGGAGTCGTCGGAGTCGGTCGCATGGGCGCCAACATGGCGCGACGCCTCAAGGACCAGGGGTACAGCGTCACAGCCGTCTTTGACAGCTATGCCCCGCTGGCCGTCGAGCTGGCTGCTGAAATCGGCGCGGAAGCAGTGGGATCGCTCGCTCGCGTCACGGAACTGGCCAACGTCATCATCACTGTCGTCACCGACGACAAGGCGATGCATGAGATTTTCCAACCGCAGGGGGACAGCCTGCTGACGGGGGCGAAGGGGAAGCTCTTCATCAACTGCGCCACCGTCTCCCCCGCCGTGCATCTCGCCGTCGAGGAACTCGCCCACAAGGCGGGCGCGGAATCCCTGGAAGCCTGCATGGCCTCCAGCATCACCCAGGCGCGTGAAGGAACCCTCTACCTCATGACCGGCGGCACCGACCAGGCCTTCCGACGCGCCGAACCGATCCTCAAGGATCTCAGCGTCTCGCTGCGCCACATCGGCGCCACCGGCAAGGCGGCGCAGGTCAAGGCGCTCGTCAACATGGTCATGAACATCAATACCGCGGGACTCGCCGAGGGACTGGGACTAGGGGAGGCCCTCGGCCTCGACCTGACCATACTGCGAGAGGTCTTCTCCCAGACCGGCGCGAACTCCCGGGTGCTCGTCACCGATGGCGAGGACATGCAGAACCGCGACCACTCCTGCTTCTTCTCCGGCGCCCATGCCGCGAAAGACAGCGGCATCGCCCTGGCCCTGGCCGTGGAAAAGGGACTCACCCTCCCCCTCGCCGAGGCGACCAAGAAGCAGTATGATCGGATGGTCTCCGAGGGCTTCGGCGAGCTCGATAAATCCGGAGTCGCCGAACTCACCTTCCCGGGCCGCGGCAAACACTGA
- a CDS encoding xylose isomerase, which produces MKRDNPPKLRFVANTWSLVQYPSAKKEWSLERKVKAIKEAGFDGITTISTPELKKLADKHGLMIIGYLASAKAEEFRKLLKQNADNGGHFINVQLADEDTLTPEALKLTLRLMKEAEAIGCEPSVEIHRDTCTETPEKAYALADGYRKVTGKYLPMTLDYSHVSVVKHLHPGNYAEKLLVQPKLIQRAELIHLRPFNGHHCQIPVTDGKGNLTPEIQEWLPFAEALFRVWRQGNQAGRELYVCPEMGPIAGGYNLHSLPNSWEEAIVLKGLIEKAWKASALPEKKTKKKS; this is translated from the coding sequence ATGAAAAGAGACAATCCCCCGAAGCTCCGCTTTGTGGCCAACACCTGGTCGCTTGTCCAATATCCCAGCGCCAAGAAGGAATGGTCCCTGGAGCGCAAGGTCAAGGCCATCAAGGAGGCCGGCTTCGACGGCATCACGACTATCTCGACGCCCGAACTCAAAAAACTGGCCGACAAACACGGTCTAATGATCATCGGTTACTTGGCCTCCGCAAAGGCCGAGGAATTCCGCAAACTGCTCAAGCAGAACGCCGACAACGGCGGCCACTTCATCAATGTCCAGTTGGCCGACGAGGATACCCTCACGCCCGAAGCCCTCAAGCTGACCCTGCGCCTCATGAAGGAAGCGGAGGCGATCGGCTGCGAACCCTCCGTGGAGATCCACCGCGACACCTGCACGGAAACCCCAGAGAAAGCCTATGCCTTGGCCGACGGCTACCGGAAGGTTACCGGGAAATACCTCCCGATGACACTCGACTACTCGCATGTCTCGGTGGTCAAGCACCTGCATCCCGGCAACTACGCAGAGAAGCTGCTCGTCCAGCCTAAGCTGATCCAGCGGGCGGAACTCATCCATCTTCGTCCCTTCAACGGCCACCACTGTCAGATTCCCGTGACCGACGGGAAGGGAAACCTCACGCCGGAGATCCAGGAATGGCTCCCCTTTGCCGAGGCTCTCTTCCGGGTCTGGCGTCAGGGAAATCAGGCCGGACGCGAGCTCTATGTCTGCCCGGAGATGGGCCCCATCGCCGGCGGCTACAACCTCCACAGCCTCCCCAACAGCTGGGAGGAGGCGATCGTTCTCAAGGGACTGATCGAGAAAGCCTGGAAGGCCTCCGCACTCCCCGAAAAGAAAACCAAAAAGAAGAGTTGA
- a CDS encoding FdhF/YdeP family oxidoreductase encodes MTKPKDSAGGWGALNSSMHFLRREGFLKGNATLLRMNKPGGFDCPGCAWPDPKNHSVAEFCENGVKALTYETTHKRADPALFARHTVSEMRGWDDFTLENTGRLTHPMAYDSGTDHYVGITWEEAFSRIAEQLRSLGSPDEAIFYTSGRTSNEAAFLYQLLGRLYGTNNFPDCSNMCHESSGVGMGESIGTGKGTVSLEDFEKADAIFIFGQNPGTNHPRMLTELQHASKRGAKIVSFNPLMESGLLAFTHPQHPVDMLLNRSTPISSSYYQVSVGGDLAAVRAMIKHILELEESRPGILDHAFIGDQTHGFDAFRAMVKSTSWEELLGQCGLSRQEISEAAETYIRAESVICCWAMGLTQHRHGVANIQEIVNLLLLRGNIGRPGAGPCPVRGHSNVQGDRTMGITEFPTESFLGALEKNFGFTAPRKHGYSVIHAIKAMAEGKARFFLGMGGNFASATPDSDLTWKALSNCDMTVHVSTHLNRSHVIHGKSALILPCLGRSEGDYQASGRQSVTVEDSMSMVHASTGINKPASPELWSEPAIVAGIGRALFPDGPVDWESLVGDYDLIRGRIEAVIPGFEGYNARIKERGGFHLRNPASHREWKTGTGKANFSANPLPDLSIAPGRLRLTTVRSHNQYNTTVYDYGDRYRGIEGERRVIFLNGEDMRGLGLDEGVRVTLRSHSGDGVVRRAPGFRPVAYSIPRGCAAAYFPETNVLVGIDDHALKSFTPMSKYIEITLEREQG; translated from the coding sequence ATGACGAAACCAAAGGACTCCGCCGGAGGCTGGGGGGCGCTCAACTCCTCGATGCATTTCCTCCGCAGGGAGGGATTCCTGAAGGGGAACGCGACCCTCCTGCGCATGAACAAACCGGGCGGCTTCGACTGCCCCGGATGCGCATGGCCTGATCCGAAGAACCACTCGGTGGCGGAGTTCTGCGAGAACGGCGTCAAGGCGCTCACCTACGAGACCACGCACAAGCGGGCGGATCCCGCGCTCTTTGCGAGGCACACGGTCTCCGAGATGAGGGGTTGGGACGACTTCACGCTTGAGAACACCGGACGCCTGACCCATCCGATGGCCTACGATTCCGGAACGGATCACTACGTCGGGATCACCTGGGAGGAGGCCTTCTCGCGGATCGCGGAGCAGTTGCGGAGCCTTGGATCACCCGACGAGGCGATCTTCTACACCTCCGGACGCACCAGCAACGAGGCGGCGTTCCTTTACCAGTTGCTGGGACGCCTCTACGGGACCAACAACTTCCCCGACTGCTCGAACATGTGCCACGAATCGAGCGGTGTCGGCATGGGCGAGTCGATCGGAACCGGCAAGGGGACGGTCTCGCTTGAGGATTTCGAGAAAGCCGACGCCATCTTCATCTTTGGACAGAATCCGGGGACCAATCACCCGCGCATGCTCACCGAACTGCAGCATGCCTCGAAGCGTGGCGCGAAGATCGTGAGCTTCAATCCCCTCATGGAATCGGGACTACTCGCCTTCACCCATCCGCAGCATCCCGTCGACATGCTGCTCAACCGGAGCACCCCCATCAGCTCCAGCTACTACCAGGTGAGCGTCGGGGGGGATCTCGCAGCGGTCCGGGCCATGATCAAGCATATCCTGGAGCTTGAGGAATCAAGACCCGGCATTCTGGACCACGCGTTCATCGGGGATCAGACCCATGGTTTTGACGCGTTCCGCGCCATGGTGAAGTCGACCTCGTGGGAGGAGCTTCTCGGCCAGTGCGGCCTGAGTCGCCAGGAGATCTCTGAGGCCGCGGAAACATACATCCGGGCGGAGAGCGTCATCTGCTGCTGGGCGATGGGACTCACCCAGCACAGGCACGGCGTGGCCAACATCCAGGAAATCGTCAACCTCCTGCTGCTGCGGGGGAACATCGGCCGTCCCGGAGCGGGCCCCTGCCCGGTCCGCGGGCACAGCAACGTCCAGGGCGACCGAACGATGGGCATCACGGAATTCCCGACCGAGTCCTTCCTCGGCGCCCTGGAGAAAAACTTCGGGTTCACCGCCCCTAGGAAGCACGGTTATTCCGTGATCCACGCCATCAAGGCGATGGCGGAGGGTAAGGCGCGCTTCTTCCTCGGTATGGGCGGCAACTTCGCCTCCGCCACCCCCGACTCCGACCTGACATGGAAGGCTCTCTCCAACTGCGACATGACCGTCCATGTCTCGACCCACCTGAACCGCAGTCATGTAATCCACGGCAAGTCCGCGCTGATCCTTCCCTGCCTCGGGCGCTCCGAGGGCGATTATCAGGCAAGCGGCAGGCAGTCGGTGACCGTGGAGGATTCCATGAGCATGGTGCATGCCTCCACCGGCATCAACAAACCGGCTTCCCCGGAACTCTGGTCGGAGCCCGCCATCGTGGCCGGCATCGGCCGCGCCCTCTTCCCGGACGGTCCGGTCGACTGGGAATCCCTCGTCGGCGACTACGATCTCATCCGCGGGCGCATCGAGGCGGTGATCCCCGGCTTCGAGGGTTACAACGCGCGGATCAAGGAGCGTGGAGGCTTCCATCTCCGCAATCCGGCCTCGCACCGGGAGTGGAAGACCGGAACCGGTAAGGCGAACTTCAGCGCCAACCCGCTGCCTGATCTTTCGATCGCTCCCGGGCGCCTGCGTCTCACGACGGTGCGCTCCCACAACCAGTACAACACGACGGTTTACGACTACGGCGACCGCTACCGCGGGATTGAGGGGGAGCGCCGCGTGATTTTCCTGAACGGGGAGGACATGCGCGGACTCGGGCTGGATGAGGGCGTCAGGGTGACACTGCGAAGCCATTCGGGGGACGGAGTCGTCCGGCGCGCCCCAGGCTTCAGACCCGTCGCCTACTCCATCCCGCGCGGATGTGCCGCAGCCTATTTTCCGGAAACCAACGTCTTGGTCGGCATCGACGACCATGCGCTCAAGAGCTTCACCCCGATGTCCAAATACATCGAGATCACGCTCGAGCGGGAGCAGGGATAA